One Leptospiraceae bacterium genomic window, GCGAAGTAATTAAGGGCTGGGACAGAGGCGTTAAAGGAATGAAAATTGGCGGCATACGCAAATTAACCATTCCTTCTCATCTCCGGATACGGAGAGCGTGGTGCAGGTGCTGACATTCCACCTAACGCAACACTTTTATTTGATGTAGAGTTATTAAAAGTAGAGTAATGGAAACATACACAGAATCAGAACTAGAACTTTATAAAAAAGTTCAGAAGCTAGCTTATGATTCTGTGCTAGAAGTTAAATCTAAATTATCCGCAGGAATTACTGAAAGAGAAGCGGCGGATTTATTAGATGAAGTATTACAAAAAAAAGGAGTAAGGAATTTCTTTCATACCTCCTTTGCCTGGTTTGGAGATAGAACATCCTTCACCAATTTCAATAGTTACTTTGACTTTCAACCAACTAGACGCAAATTAGAAAAAGGAATGTGTGTCATTTTAGACACAGCCCCTACTCTAGAGGGAAGAGCCTGCGATATAGGATATGCATTTGCCTTTGGAGAAAATTCAATAGTAGAAAAAGCAATTTTAGATTTGGAAATTTTTCGTAAATTAATTTTAGAAGAAATTCTAGCTGAAAGAACGTTAAGCGAAATCTATACCAAAGTTGATAAGCTTATTTCCGAGATGGGTTATATGAACTGTCATAAAATGTATCCCGCCGAAGTTCTAGGTCATAAGATTGGTCGCCTGCCATTTTTACAAATTCCTCCTTTTAAAGTTTTTGGATTTCATGCGCAAACTTTCCTGTATCTGCTAGGCGAGACTGCTCAAGCAATGATTCCAAAGTTTGGTTTTGAAAACAATACAGTGGTTCCATTTTGGAATGGTTCATCAAATCATCGAGCAGAACCCGGACTCTGGGCAATAGAACCGCACATCGGCAAACAAGATGTAGGCGTTAAATGGGAAGAAATCTTAGTCGTAACGGATTCTACCGCTTATTGGTTGGATGATGATTTGCCTCATGTGCTTAACTGGAAAAACCAAAAACCCAATAACTAATCGTTATATCCAGATCACAGGAGAATAATTTTATTTTCCCTTTTTAGAATCCAGTTGAATTAGAAGCTTTTGTATAATCAGATTCAGTAAACTAATGCTATTGTCATAACTCTCGCCTGCTTCTTTCGCCATACGAATGCTATTCATTGTAACCAGATGAGACTCTTTGTATTTTCCAAGTTTAAATAAAACCTGTGCATGTGTTTCATGGTTTAAAAAATTTGGTTCGAGTTGAATCGAGCGTTTAACAAGAGTTTCCGCCTTAGCTAATACCTTTGGATCTTTTACTTTTTCAGAAAGTCGCCATGCAATAGCGTCTAAATCTTTCCAATCATTCATGGAATATTTTTCGGCATAGGCTACGGCGACTATCGCATAATTTTTCCAGTCTTCATATTTAGCATAGTAAGACATTTTAGTTAGATAGATTTTTTTTTCGACTACGTCCTTTCCGTGTGCAGGATAGAATTTTTCGCGATTAGCCGTTAAATAGCGAAATGGTTTAGACTTGATATCAAGAACGAAATCATCCATGATTTTCCAATTCTTCTTTGATAGAAAATCATCCTGGGTATCAAAATAATCTTCAAGCAAATCGGCCTTAACCTCACCGTGCGCCTTAAAGGAAGCAAAGATTAACTCATATAGAGTTTTTTCATCCTTACCGCCTTTCTCATATTTTCTTTTCAATTCATAAAAGGCTTTTTCAGGCAAAAAGGTATTAGCCACTTCAACCAGAAATTCATCGACTTCAAGGGGACCTTGAAATCGATGAATAATTTTTCCAGAAGAGTCGAAGAAAAGATACGATGGATAAGCTTCTACTTTATACTTTTCTTTAAATAAAAGCCCTTCCTCTTTTTCCATATCCATCTTGATGCTTACAAACTTTTCACCAAAATAATCTTCTGCTTTTTTAGTATTATAGACATTATCATCCATCCATTTGCAGGGATTACACCAGACTGTATAGGCATCAATGAAAATGTATTTTTTTTCCTTTGTGGCTTTAGCGAGAACTTCTTTCCATTCTGCCTTCATAAACGGAATTCCTACTTCTTTTTTAGGAGCCTCTGTCTTAGAAGGCTCGCTCTTTTTTAAATTATCCACATTAGATTTAATTACTTCTTGCGGAAAAATTAAATTAACCACAACAAAATAAAAAGCAAAAATTATTCTTTTCATAGGATTACCATTACCTTTAGATTTTACTACAATATAAACTAATCTTCTGCAAGGACGACGACTTTATCTTCCGAAGTAAACCGAATCATGTCAGACTTCTTAGGATTGATAACAACGCCATACGCTTTTGATGCATCATTCGCATTGGCATGAATTCTATATCCTATTGCGACTTGTTTCTTCTGAGCTGCTGATTCTAGCACTGTGTAAAAATTCATTGGATCGCCCGTTCTCACATAATCAGTTACAGGCTTTAAATAGATTTCAGACCCTTCTGCTTCAAAGAGAATATCGAATACTTTCTTCAATTCTTTCTTTTCTGAAAGCTGTGAGAGCATAAGACTGATTATCCGATCACTCACTATATAATCATCTGCTTTAGTTACTTCGGCAAGGGCACGATTTTTGTTGTCGAGCATTTCACTCACGATGCTTAAATTCTTATTTGTTTTATTGGCAATATCTCTAAGGTGCAGTAAGCAAATTAATGTCTTTGCGTCAGCCTCTTGAATATCCATCTCATTCGTATAACAGAGTATGATAATATGATTGAAGGAAGAGACATCTAACGAGTCTAAAATTTTTCGGTCGGTAATATTGGCGTTAATCACCTTCACCTTTTGTTTCTTGAGTTTAATACTGCTTAGCTCCGATTCTGTTTCTTCTAACTCAGAAACAATTGTGATTTCAGAGCCAGTTCCTACATAGTTTTCTAACTCACTTATTATCCTTGCTCCTTTCTCATTCCATCCAAGAAGTAAAGTCTTTTCTTTCTTTAAACCTTCAGGTTTAGGCGACTGAAATAAATTTTCTTTTATTTCATAATTGGATTTTTCTGTTAATAGAATAGTGTCATCATCTTCTGCAATCACAATGATGCTGTCCTTTTCACCAAAGACTGTATCCATAGGAGGATTGATTGATACGATGCCATCTTTCGACATTACTCCAATAACAGCAGAACTCTCATAAGCAAAAATTACTTCTTTAAAAGTTTTACCTTTTAAAGAAGACTCTTCTTTAAAATAAATTTCAACTCCATCAAAATCAAGTAACTCAGTATATACCACACTTAACCCGGATTGTCTGCAAGTCTGAGCAGTTACACGGGCGATTAAATCTGGGGATAATACATAAGTAGCCTCATCTCCACCAACCAGATTTGCTGCGGCTAAGTTTTCTTGGTGCTTCATTTCTGCAACGATATGGTATTTCCCTGTCTTTCGATGAGGATTGTTAGTAATCGCCAAAATTGTTTTAATTACACTAATGTCTGGATTTGGATCGTCCGGTGCCATGACTACAATGGATTTCGCTTCATCAAGACTTACAACTTCCAAATCGTTTACATCCATAGGACTACCGGTTCTACAAATAATGCGAGTTGTTTTTCTATCTGGAATTTTGGAATTTAGTTCATCTTCCATTTCGACCTTGTCTTTGTCCGCGAGGATAACAATGCTTGCCCTCTTGAGACTTGAATTCGCTATAATAATTTCAGAAATGATAGGGAAAATTTTTCCACTCCAACCTAATATGAGGGTTTGATTTGTTTCTAAAACTCTTGATCTACCTTTGCGCATTTCTTCGAGCTTTGCATCGAGTCCAGATGTAAGAACCCCGATCAAACCACTCAAAATAAAAATTCCTCCAATCGTAACAATAAGCATGATAAGACGATACGACCAACCGTTATCCGCTCCATCCCCACCGACGGCTCCTGCGTCTAACGCATGCATCAAGCTTCGCCAAGTAGCTTCGAAGAATCCAAGCTTTTCATCAGCGGTTAGAGAAATTTGACCAACAGTAATTATGGTTCCTGCGATGATGACGATTAATAAGGAAACAAGCGCTAACCAACCAATGATCGCAATCGTTCCCTTTGAAAGTGTGTTTTCAAACTCGTATTTGATTCGTTCTTTAATTCCAACTTTTCTGCTCATATTTTTTTCCTAAAAAATGTTTCTTCAAGACTAGCATTAGCGATCAAAACGATGTCCAGAAATTGCTTGGTTCGATAGAGACAAATTGCGTTAGCAATCTACTTTTAAATCGGCAACAATTTCTGGACAGTAGCTGCGAGCGCGGCGGTTGCAGCTTTTCGCAACCGAAATGCAATTATTATACTCTTTTATTTTCGGCTAATTTTTGCAAGGTAAGTTATTTTTACATATGGGGAATTTCGAATATATGAATCATTTCCTCTTTGTGCTTGCACCATTTTTCCTGATCTTCGTTTCGTTTATCTGATACAACTACAATCTCATGCATTCCAAACCAAGACACGCCCTCTATATTGCAGTAGATAATTTCTCCACCTAACCCCGCGTTTCCTTCGCGATCCCCGAAAGGAAAATAATAAAGAATTCCCTTATCCAACATTTCCCATTTTTCAGGATGAAGCTCTCCTACCCAAAGGGCAGAAGACATCTGTGAAACAATAACAACTCTACCATTTTCAATGTCCATATCTGAATAATCCAGGAAGTTGACTGACCGAGGTAGTTTAATCTCCGCAATCACAACCCAGTCATCAGCAGTTTCTTTTAAGACTTGAATGCGTCCGTTTCCACGGGTCTTTTCTTTGTCGCTATTACAAAAATTTCCTTCGCAAAGTCCAAGAATAAAATTTTCTCCATTACGGGTAATGAACGTTATTCCCTCAAGACCTTTATTTTTCTTTTCTAATTCAAACTTGACAAACTTCTTTTCTTTGAAATTTAAATCTGCATCCAACTGAACAATTGCCGGATAATGTCCATTATTCCGCTCTAATGATTCAATCATAACATAAAAAGATGATGGCTCTAATTCGCGATAGGTAATTCCTTCATAATTTGATTTATCCAACAGTTTACCTTTTAAGAAATTGGAGTCCGAAAGTCCTGTAAGAGATGATTCGATTACTCCAATTGCAGCAGAATTATCGAAGACTACGTAAAAAAGATTTTCCTTTGCAAACACTCCACTACCTTCAAAATGAAAACTCTTTTGATGACCTTTGAAAAGCTTGTAAAACTTTTCTTCGCGAATAGCATTGGCAAGCACCGCCTTGCTCGGAGACCAAAAAGCTTTGGGGCTACTTTCGTGTCCATAGAGTCCTTCCTTTTCTCGCTGACAGGAAAGAAAAAGCAAAGCAAACAAATTGCAAAGAAAGTAAAAAAGAATTCGATACGAAATAGAATACATTTCCCTAAGCTACTAGAATTATTTTCTATGTCTATCTAAAACTTGGTTGTATAAAATGGACGAAGCAATAAGATTACAGAGAAGTGGATTTTGATTTTATTAAATTAATTTTACAGGCACCTGAAAAACAAGACATTGTGCCAATGACCGAACTTGCATTTCGAATTGGGATTGCAACATTCCTCGGCTTTCTCGTAAGCGGAGTATCCTATCTAACCTATACAGGCAAGAATTATGATCGTTCTGTCATTCACTCTCAAATTATTGTTACGATTGTTTTTTCTATCATGATCAATGTGATTGGTCAAAACCTCGCATGGGCAGTCGGGATTTTCGGGTCTCTAAGTTTCATTCAGTTTCGAACAACGCTGCGCGACGCGAAAGATACAGCAACTTTTTTCTATTCAGTAGTCACTGGAGTCGCTTGTGGAGCAGGATTTATAAACCTAGCAGTTTTTGGTTTTTTGGTGATGAGTGGGGTGCAAATAATTTTGAAGTATTTGCCACCACTAGAAGTTCATCACACATATATCAAATTTAATTGCAAAAATGTTGAATCGAAAGATGCAATTAAAAACTTTTTAAAAACACAACGGGTTAAATTTGAATTAACCGCAATCTCTGTAAAATCAGAAAACCTGACCTTTGCTGTGAGACTTCCAATGGAAGAGGCTTATGAAATCGCAAAAAAAGCAAAATCTAAAATACCGGAGATAATTGAAGGTTTTAGTTTAGATCGAGAGGTTTGAAATTGGTATGGCTTTGCCATGGAGGGGTATGTGCGGGTAATTTGGGGTATCCGGTCTTTGTGAAAAATGGATAGTCTATGAGGAATTGCTTTGTCGAAATTGAAAAACTGCGGAGTAGTAATCTCTGTTGTGACATAAGTATAACTTTGCAGCCAAGTCTAAACTGGGTGTCGCAGGAATTCCGACCGACCACAAGAAATACGATAGGGCTTGCGCAAAATCGGTAGAATCCGCAATTAGTAAGTAAATCAAAAACGCGGAGATTGACATCCCAAAACTAACTCGATAGAGTTTTAACTCAGCCCAATCAGCAGGATTAGGACGAAAGCCAATCTTTTTCAAATCCTGACCTTTTTCCTGATACTTTGTAGTTAGATTTGAATAAGCAGGAACTAGCCCATTGGAAATATGAATTCTATACTTAGATAGCAGATAAACGATATAAGCCCGCACTCCTCGATGTTCTCTGACTTTCGTATAGAATAAGGATAAATATTTTTCTGGAATAAGAATACTAGATCGAATATCACTACCTTTGTAGTTTTCTTTTGGAAAAGAAATTTTTCTATTTGTGACTGTTTTTCCATTTTCATATCCATCAGCAGTAAAACCAGCATATCGCTCCTTTGCTTGTTTCAGTGCCTTTCCTAGAGCCTCATTGAATCCGAGCGGCAACTCTTGATTTGGCGGAACAGGCGTGTTTTCAGAATCGTTTTCCCCAAAATTGCAACCTTCTACAAATTGGTTATTCTGAGTAAATGCATGTTCTTCATGTCGCAGGAGCAAATAGTTTTCTTCTTCCGAACTTACACGGGAATTTGGAAGCCACGTCCAAAGACTTGGATCATCCGCAATTTTCCCTGAATCATCATTTAATGAATTTACCAATCTCGGATCATCAGACATTATTTGAACATCGCCTTTTTCTGTCTGTTCATCTGATTTACCATTATCAGAAATTAAATCGTTCTGATTTTTTTCATTACTATCACTGTTCATTATCGATCCCCTATAATATCAAAATCATGCGCTTACAAAAAAATTTTGAATTAAAAAAAAGCTCTCTCCATTAATCTATATACCCTTCCTTTTTTTCTAATGATATATACTCAAGTCAAAGTGACTTTCGGAAAGATCATCCTGTAAATTTTGTTAATCCTGTCTAAATAATCTTTTTTCATAAAACCAAACTATCCTATTTACATTGGGTTTTAAAAAAGATTTTAGTGCGCTATCTTGTGTTTTTTTTTCAAGTTTTTATATTTTTTTAAACATATTGAAAAGTCTCCAAAATATCTTTTATAGAAATCATTGATTTTATTGATTCATTTCTTGTATCAATGTAAATCTTCTTGAATGCCAAATTATATTTTCAAAGTTCAAGGTTGCCATTGAAATATTTAGAACGAATTTCGCTCATTCCCATTTCAGAAAATACTGATGACTCAGTATAAAAAAGTTGACTCTTTCTATCATGCTAATTCGATTAGTAAGTAAGGTTCAAAAATGAGTAGTCATGATGAGAAAAATCCGTGCCTAATTTCCCTCCCTCGTGGAGGCTATTTAGTCAAGACAGATATTTCCGCAATTCAGTTTGGTTCTCCCCCGGAGACCATCAAAGATACAATGTTTTTAGAGGGTGGAGTTCCACAAGTTTTTGTATTACCATCAGAATTTTTTAGTTGGACAAAAGGAATCAGCGTTGCCGAATTAGAATTTCCCATATATTTTAATTTCTTCTTCAGAAAAAAACGAACCTTTATTATTTGCAGTGAAGAACAATTTCGGCGATTCAAGAAAGTTTTGCGTGAATCTATTTTTGGTCCTCGAAATCTAGATGTAGCAAAAGATTACGAATTGTTGAACGGTGACACCTATGTTCCTGATTTAAAATCAGAGCATAAATTTTTCAGTAGCACTTTTAAATTTCACGAAATGGTTGGATTCGGAATTTTTAAAGATGATCATTTCACTATTCAAGGAACCACAATTAAGAAGAAGGCTAACGGCGATTTTTCGGTCTCTATTGGATCACATCATATTACTGACGTTCCGGGTAAGATGGAATACAAAGCTTTTTATAATATCAGTGAGCGCCTACGCGAACCATTTATTCCACCTTTATTTGGCGTTACCTGCTTGGGTCCTAGTCATGGTTTTGATCCAGACGAAAATACTTCCGGCTTCATTATTTGGCTAAACCATTTTGGTATCATGGTAGATCCTCCCGTGAATTCTACTGAATGGCTTTTAGATTCAAATGTAAATCCAAAGTTCATAGACTCCATTATACTAACTCACTGTCATGCAGATCATGATGCTGGAACTTTTCAAAAAATTTTAGAGGAGGGAAAGATCAATATTTACACAACGGAAACTATTATGAATAGTTTTCTTTATAAATATTCTGCGTTTACAAATGTATCAAAGGAATATTTAAAAAGTCTTTTTACTTTTCATCCAATTAAAATTAATAAGCCAGCTTTCATCTACGGTGGCAAATTTGAAATGTTCTACACATTGCATTCAATTCCTGCGATTGGATTTAAAATGGAATTTCAAGATCAATCTTTCGTTTATTCTTCCGATCACAACAACGACCCAGAGATTCATGAAAAATTTCTGCGGGAAAATATTATTAGCCGCGAACGTTACGATGAATTAAGAAAATTTCCTTGGAACTCCAAAGTGATTTATCATGAATCAGGCGTTGCGCCATTGCATACTCCGATAAAATTTCTAGACTCGCTACCAGAAGACATTAAGGAAAAAACTGTTGTCTATCATATTGCGACCAAAGACTTTCCGAAAGAAACAAGTTTAAGACTCGCTAAATTTGGAATTGAGAATACTCTCTATTTTCCAGCAACTCCTCCCCAGTTCGAAAAAGCAAGCCAAGTTCTAGGCGTTTTAAAGAGTCTAGATTTTTTTGAAGGACTCTCAATTAGCAAAGCGATGGAGTTTATCAATATCGTAGAAGAAGTTACCTTTAAAAAAGGAGATTTGATTATTCAAAAAGGTGAGATAGCGGATAAATTTTATGTAATTTATTTTGGGAATGTGTCAGTCGTATCAGAAGGACTTGTTTCCAAGAAAGTATATGGCACCTATGATTACTTTGGCGAAGTAGCCTTGATTACAGATCAAAAAAGAACTGCGGCTGTGGTTGCTGAAACAGATGTCGTTGCTTATACTATTACAAAAGATAGATTTTTAAGTTTTATTAGTGGAACAGAATTTGAAAAAACGCTAGTAAAAGTAGCAAAAATGAGAGATGCCGAGTCCTGGAATGTTCTATCTAGTAGCGCCTTCCAATCATTAACCGCAACTCAAAAAACACTTTTAGAGTCCATGCTCAATCCGGTTGAAATTCATCAGCCATCTATCCTAATTCAAGAAAGCACACCTTTGGACAAAATCTATATTATCCGTCAAGGCGAAGTTAAAGTAGAAAGACGGGGAAAACTGAAAGGCATTTTGAAACGAGGAGACTTTGTTGGATCCATGCTCAGACTTAAACGGGGACTTCCATCTGAGTTTACCTATATCAACGAAGATTCTGTTTCTCTTTATTCAGTCACACATGCAGACGTTGTTCGCTTTGTTACAAAAAATCCAGGCTTGATGATGAAACTTGTCTACGATTTCAGTGACCGATAAGTAAATTTTTATTTTACCACAACTTCTTTCGCAATGTCTTCTTTGCGGATAAAGCCATATAACCCTGTCTTTTTTACCGCAGCAAATCCTTCCGAAAAACTTTCCCCATTTTCAAATTGCGGTTTCACCACATAATCCCCAAAACGATTGATATATCCAACTTTATTATTGACTGCTACAACTGCGAGATCTTCGGAGAATGAATCTGCAAAATCATACTTAGCTTCGATTATTACCTTACCAGATCTATCGAGATAACCATACTTTTCCCCTTTCATGAACACTGCTCTTCCTTCCTTGAAATAGAATGCATCGTGATACATCTGCTCTAATTCTGGTTTTACTATCCATTCGCCTTTCTTGTTGATATATCCGTATTTACCGCCGACACGCACACGGGCTAAACCCTCCGAAAAAGAATTTGCAAAATCAAAACTATTCTGAATTGCCCGCCTACCATATCTATTAATAAAGAAAAACTTCTCATTTTGTTTTACAACAGCAAGCCCTTCTCTAAAACTATTCGCTTCTTGAAAATGAAGGGAAATAACAAGTAGCCCCTTCTCGTCAATATATCCAAATTTTCC contains:
- a CDS encoding aminopeptidase P family protein; the encoded protein is METYTESELELYKKVQKLAYDSVLEVKSKLSAGITEREAADLLDEVLQKKGVRNFFHTSFAWFGDRTSFTNFNSYFDFQPTRRKLEKGMCVILDTAPTLEGRACDIGYAFAFGENSIVEKAILDLEIFRKLILEEILAERTLSEIYTKVDKLISEMGYMNCHKMYPAEVLGHKIGRLPFLQIPPFKVFGFHAQTFLYLLGETAQAMIPKFGFENNTVVPFWNGSSNHRAEPGLWAIEPHIGKQDVGVKWEEILVVTDSTAYWLDDDLPHVLNWKNQKPNN
- a CDS encoding thioredoxin family protein — encoded protein: MKRIIFAFYFVVVNLIFPQEVIKSNVDNLKKSEPSKTEAPKKEVGIPFMKAEWKEVLAKATKEKKYIFIDAYTVWCNPCKWMDDNVYNTKKAEDYFGEKFVSIKMDMEKEEGLLFKEKYKVEAYPSYLFFDSSGKIIHRFQGPLEVDEFLVEVANTFLPEKAFYELKRKYEKGGKDEKTLYELIFASFKAHGEVKADLLEDYFDTQDDFLSKKNWKIMDDFVLDIKSKPFRYLTANREKFYPAHGKDVVEKKIYLTKMSYYAKYEDWKNYAIVAVAYAEKYSMNDWKDLDAIAWRLSEKVKDPKVLAKAETLVKRSIQLEPNFLNHETHAQVLFKLGKYKESHLVTMNSIRMAKEAGESYDNSISLLNLIIQKLLIQLDSKKGK
- a CDS encoding NAD-binding protein, translating into MSRKVGIKERIKYEFENTLSKGTIAIIGWLALVSLLIVIIAGTIITVGQISLTADEKLGFFEATWRSLMHALDAGAVGGDGADNGWSYRLIMLIVTIGGIFILSGLIGVLTSGLDAKLEEMRKGRSRVLETNQTLILGWSGKIFPIISEIIIANSSLKRASIVILADKDKVEMEDELNSKIPDRKTTRIICRTGSPMDVNDLEVVSLDEAKSIVVMAPDDPNPDISVIKTILAITNNPHRKTGKYHIVAEMKHQENLAAANLVGGDEATYVLSPDLIARVTAQTCRQSGLSVVYTELLDFDGVEIYFKEESSLKGKTFKEVIFAYESSAVIGVMSKDGIVSINPPMDTVFGEKDSIIVIAEDDDTILLTEKSNYEIKENLFQSPKPEGLKKEKTLLLGWNEKGARIISELENYVGTGSEITIVSELEETESELSSIKLKKQKVKVINANITDRKILDSLDVSSFNHIIILCYTNEMDIQEADAKTLICLLHLRDIANKTNKNLSIVSEMLDNKNRALAEVTKADDYIVSDRIISLMLSQLSEKKELKKVFDILFEAEGSEIYLKPVTDYVRTGDPMNFYTVLESAAQKKQVAIGYRIHANANDASKAYGVVINPKKSDMIRFTSEDKVVVLAED
- a CDS encoding DUF4956 domain-containing protein gives rise to the protein MDFDFIKLILQAPEKQDIVPMTELAFRIGIATFLGFLVSGVSYLTYTGKNYDRSVIHSQIIVTIVFSIMINVIGQNLAWAVGIFGSLSFIQFRTTLRDAKDTATFFYSVVTGVACGAGFINLAVFGFLVMSGVQIILKYLPPLEVHHTYIKFNCKNVESKDAIKNFLKTQRVKFELTAISVKSENLTFAVRLPMEEAYEIAKKAKSKIPEIIEGFSLDREV
- a CDS encoding DUF1564 family protein — its product is MNSDSNEKNQNDLISDNGKSDEQTEKGDVQIMSDDPRLVNSLNDDSGKIADDPSLWTWLPNSRVSSEEENYLLLRHEEHAFTQNNQFVEGCNFGENDSENTPVPPNQELPLGFNEALGKALKQAKERYAGFTADGYENGKTVTNRKISFPKENYKGSDIRSSILIPEKYLSLFYTKVREHRGVRAYIVYLLSKYRIHISNGLVPAYSNLTTKYQEKGQDLKKIGFRPNPADWAELKLYRVSFGMSISAFLIYLLIADSTDFAQALSYFLWSVGIPATPSLDLAAKLYLCHNRDYYSAVFQFRQSNSS
- a CDS encoding cAMP/cGMP-dependent 3',5'-cyclic-AMP/GMP phosphodiesterase is translated as MFLEGGVPQVFVLPSEFFSWTKGISVAELEFPIYFNFFFRKKRTFIICSEEQFRRFKKVLRESIFGPRNLDVAKDYELLNGDTYVPDLKSEHKFFSSTFKFHEMVGFGIFKDDHFTIQGTTIKKKANGDFSVSIGSHHITDVPGKMEYKAFYNISERLREPFIPPLFGVTCLGPSHGFDPDENTSGFIIWLNHFGIMVDPPVNSTEWLLDSNVNPKFIDSIILTHCHADHDAGTFQKILEEGKINIYTTETIMNSFLYKYSAFTNVSKEYLKSLFTFHPIKINKPAFIYGGKFEMFYTLHSIPAIGFKMEFQDQSFVYSSDHNNDPEIHEKFLRENIISRERYDELRKFPWNSKVIYHESGVAPLHTPIKFLDSLPEDIKEKTVVYHIATKDFPKETSLRLAKFGIENTLYFPATPPQFEKASQVLGVLKSLDFFEGLSISKAMEFINIVEEVTFKKGDLIIQKGEIADKFYVIYFGNVSVVSEGLVSKKVYGTYDYFGEVALITDQKRTAAVVAETDVVAYTITKDRFLSFISGTEFEKTLVKVAKMRDAESWNVLSSSAFQSLTATQKTLLESMLNPVEIHQPSILIQESTPLDKIYIIRQGEVKVERRGKLKGILKRGDFVGSMLRLKRGLPSEFTYINEDSVSLYSVTHADVVRFVTKNPGLMMKLVYDFSDR